The following are encoded in a window of Cryptococcus neoformans var. neoformans B-3501A chromosome 13, whole genome shotgun sequence genomic DNA:
- a CDS encoding hypothetical protein (Similar to gi|32413006|ref|XP_326983.1| hypothetical protein [Neurospora crassa], FASTA scores: opt: 1831, E(): 6.4e-112, (43.870% identity (72.821% similar) in 677 aa overlap (27-680:38-705)); HMMPfam hit to Metallophos, Calcineurin-like phosphoesterase, score: 39.4, E(): 9.9e-09) — MPKLAVLAALLGVVRFTTADQITLGPTAYTAPGAFPTSFFSEYYNDPTQTVSQVQPKISDSVLNKTYPLELTDPDTISTNDTADPLYYPPTRLHGSAATNLYQNVTDQIKNIVTGDTPSNCSKCINALTAASTLAKRAPELVPDLLVSLCNYYGFASEAGCNVYTANAQGPYYAQVLAYADVSGYDGQYLCQNFITKSQCARPPLDFWTKPKPTNAKPPVPKGTDRIKVLHMSDFHIDPRYATGSEGNCTSGLCCRRGNPVESLNSNYTVSVPAPRFGYFLCDTPWALGAAAVEAIPVLTGTDEDDAFNMTIFTGDMVSHDPYYELSRDYIEYTETALYDLWKQTLNPTSPLYAAIGNHDSYQQAFDAPSSLPGKLRKQSSWNYEHLAGLWESEGWIDGEVAQKVKTHYGAYSIQHATNLKIITINTDLWYRANIFAYINSTHPDNFGFLKFLAEELQEAEDCNSRAYIVGHVLSGYDGTNPLPGPTDIFYQIIDRYSHVIAGLFWGHTHEDQHMIYYANNGTKMSAETAQNVGWIGPSITPLTDLNSGFRLYEVDAETWDILDAHTWYSNVSTYSSLDGQLEVGPSYVYEYNTRQAYGGNISWPDNAPLNATWWHLVSQDMENDGGALVELYNAHQGKMSTLSPNCTSAECIEAKVCYLRSGSGTLALDNCKTGYGSVQ, encoded by the exons ATGCCGAAACTCGCTGTCTTGGCTGCTCTTCTGGGCGTTGTTAGGTTTACCACTGCCGATCAGATCACACTGGGTCCGACGGCATACACAGCTCCAG GTGCCTTCCCAACAAGCTTCTTTTCGGAATATTACAATGACCCTACCCAGACAGTGTCCCAAGTGCAGCCCAAGATTTCGGACAGCGTTCTC AACAAAACCTATCCGCTCGAGCTTACAGATCCGGACACTATTTCTACGAACGACACTGCAGACCCTTTGTACTATCCACCTACCAGACTGCACGGTTCTGCCGCCACCAACTTATACCAGAATGTAACTGATCAAATCAAAAACATTGTCACTGGGGACACTCCATCAAACTGTTCCAAGTGTATCAATGCTCTCACTGCTGCGAGCACTCTTGCCAAAAGAGCCCCAGAG CTCGTCCCAGATCTTTTGGTGTCGTTATGTAACTACTATGGCTTCGCCTCCGAGGCAGGGTGTAATGTATATACCGCAAATGCTCAAGGCCCCTACTACGCTCAAGTTCTTGCGTACGCCGACGTGTCAGGTTACGATGGTCAGTATTTGTGTCAAAACTTCATCACCAAAAGCCAATGTGCGAGACCCCCTCT TGATTTCTGGACCAAGCCAAAGCCGACCAACGCGAAACCCCCTGTTCCCAAAGGGACGGATCGAATCAAGGTCTTG CATATGTCGGACTTCCATATTGATCCTCGATATGCTACGGGATCTGA GGGTAACTGTACTTCCGGCCTTTGCTGCCGTCGTGGCAACCCGGTAGAATCCCTCAACTCCAACTATACTGTCTCCGTCCCTGCGCCTCGGTTCGGTTACTTCCTATGCGATACACCTTGGGCTCTCGGTGCAGCTGCAGTGGAAGCGATCCCGGTGTTGACTGGaacagatgaagatgatgcaTTCAATATGACAATCTTCACTGGAGACATGGTGTCTCATGACCCTTATTACGAGTTGAGTAGAGATTACATCGAGTATACGGAGACGG CTCTGTACGACCTTTGGAAACAGACTCTCAACCCCACCTCTCCTTTGTACGCCGCTATCGGTAACCATGACTCCTATCAACAGGCATTCGAtgcgccttcttcccttcccgGAAAACTTAGGAAGCAATCGAGTTGGAACTATGAGCATCTTGCCGGATTGTGGGAAAGTGAGGGATGGATTGATGGGGAAGTTGCTCAAAAGGTTAAGAC CCATTATGGTGCTTACTCCATTCAACATGCGACAAATCTCAAgatcatcaccatcaatACCGATCTCTGGTACCGCGCCAACATATTTGCTTACATCAACTCTACTCATCCTGATAACTTTGGCTTCCTCAAGTTTTTAGCCGAAGAACTGCAAGAAGCCGAAGATTGCAACTCTCGGGCGTACATTGTCGGACACGTCCTTAGTGGGTATGATGGTACAAACCCTCTTCCCGGGCCTACCGACATTTTCTATCAAATCATTGACAGGTACTCACATGTGATTGCTGGTCTCTTCTGGGGACATACACATGAGGATCAACATATGATTTACTACGCGAACAATGGAACGAAGATGTCTGCTGAAACAGCGCAGAACGTTGGATGGATCGGACCTTCCATCACCCCTCTAACAGACC TCAATTCGGGCTTCCGTCTATATGAAGTTGATGCTGAGACCTGGGACATCCTTGATGCTCATAC CTGGTATTCAAACGTCTCAACATACTCCTCTCTCGATGGTCAGCTCGAAGTCGGACCCTCCTATGTTTACGAATACAACACGCGTCAAGCCTACGGGGGCAATATATCCTGGCCTGACAATGCCCCTCTCAACGCTACCTGGTGGCACCTCGTTTCTCAGGATATGGAGAATGATGGTGGGGCGCTTGTAGAACTGTATAATGCTCATCAAGGAAAAATGTCTACGTTGAGTCCGAACTGTACGAGTGCAGAGTGTATCGAGGCCAAGGTCTGTTATTTGAGG AGCGGATCGGGAACTCTTGCCCTCGATAACTGCAAGACTGGCTACGGAAGCGTTCAATAA